One Bernardetia sp. genomic window, CCTTCAATAAATGGAATCTGTGGCAGACGAGAATCTATTTGAAAACTAGAAATTTGATATAAGTTGTTATCCATAATCCAGTACAAATCATTATTGTACATACTCAAAAACTGTGGACGCTGATTTTCTTCAAAAACTCTGCTCTCACTACTTCTTACATCAGAAAGTGAAGATGTGATGAGCCTTGCTCGCTCTGTATCTGAACCTGTTGCCAAAATCCAAATTCTGTTTTGAGCTTCGTCTGCTACAATGGTTTTTGAGCCTGTTGGTGTTGTAACAGTATGAATAATTTCATCGCTATTTGTATCTATAACCCAAACTTTATCAGCATCGTGAGAAGTTACCCAAACATAGTCGCCTAATTTTACCATTTTTTCTGTCCAGTCTGTCGTACGAATTTCTCCAGTAATTTGATTGCTTTCCAAATCAACTATATAAATTAAATCTCTGTAAATGGTTGTGATATAGGCTTTTGTGTCATTTATTCCAACAAAATAACGAGGAGAGTGTAGGTTTGCGATGGTAGCTACTTTTTCCAATGTTGTAGGATTTACCACTTCTACTTTCTGTGAATTATTAACTACAATATAGCCCATTCCATTATGGATGGTCATTGATTGCGCCACATTTCCCAAAGGCTCATTATTTACTCTTTCGAAAATGTTATTTTCAACTGTTCCTTTGTCAATTCCATTTTGATGGATAAAAGTGAGAGTGCCTTTTCCCCAACTAAAATTTCCTTCATTGACCACAAAAAAGCCATTCTGATAATCTCTTGAAGGTTCGCCTTCATCCGTTCCGATAGGCGATTGGCTATCTATTTCACAAGAAAATAATGAGAGAGAAAGAAGAAAAAAGTACGAAAGACGTAAGATATTTTTCATTGAAATTTATGATTTGATAGGATTTGAAATTTTTGTTTTAGTTAGAACAAGAAACTTGCCGTAAGAAAAAATATATTAGACATAAAGATATCTTTGAGGTTCTGTGAGACACAGAACAGGGCAAAGTTGGGGTATTAATTCAAAGTGAACTTGGGATTATATTTTATATCGGTACTGACCTATCGGTCTGACCTTAATAAAGTTAGGTCAGTCTCGTTAGAGTAGACCAAAGTTTTAATCCCTAGTTCCTTATAATTTACCATTCACAATTCATCATTTACTTATACCCCTCTGCCTGTAAATTAAATAGTTCAGCATATTTTCCATTTTTTTCTATGAGTTCTTCGTGCGAACCAATTTCCAAAACACTACCATTTTGAAGTACCAAAATACGGTCTGCCATTCTTACCGTTGAAAAACGGTGCGAAATCAAAACGGCAGTTTTTCCCTCAATGAGTTTTGAAAAACGCTCAAAAACTTCGTGTTCGGCTCGTGCGTCTAGTGCTGCTGTGGGTTCGTCCAAAATATAAAGCTGTGCATCACGCATATAAGCACGTCCTAAAGCCACTTTTTGCCACTCTCCACCAGAAAGCGAAACGCCACCAATAAATTTTCTACCCAACATTTGTTCATATTTTTCTGGTAACTTTTCTACTACACTATCTGCCAAACTCTTGTGAGCCGAATCTGCAATAAGTGTTTTATTTTCTCGCTCATTTATATTTCCAACAGCTATATTTTCAGCAGCCGTAAGTTCAAATTTTACAAAATCTTGAAAAATTACACCTATTAGGTTGCGAAGTTGAGTGGGATTGTATTCTCTTAAATCGTGTCCGTCTAATAAAATTCTACCTTCGGTTGGGTCATAAAGACGAGCTAAAAGTTTTACAAGGGTTGTTTTTCCTGCTCCATTTTCTCCGACAAGTGCTAGTTTTTCGCCTTTATGAAGTGTAAATGAAAGATTTTTGATAGCATAACGCTCTTGATTTTGATATTTGAACCCTACATTTTCAAAAACAAATCCTTCTTTGATAGGATTAGGAACATCTCTTTGTGCTTCTGTAACAGGAATGAGAGGTTCTAATTCCAAAAATTCAAATAAATCTTTCAAATACAGTGCGCTTTGTGCAATACTAGAAAAGCGATTCATAATCTGTTGGAGCATTTGGCGTAATCTTTCAAAAGAACCAGCCAAAAATGTCAAATCTCCTAGTGAAATAACTTTTGTAATTGTCTCAACAATGATAATAACATACGCCACATAATAAGACGCTGTTCCGATAACTGAAAAAACGCTTCCCCAAAAAGCTCGTTTTTGAGTGAGTTTTTTGTTTTCATTGTAATAATTATCAGAAAGGTTTTTAAAACGATTGGCTAAAAAATCAGACAAGCTAAATACTTTGAGTTCTTTAGCTGAAAAATCGCTTGCCCCAATATAGCGTAAGTAGTCCAGTTCTCGCCTTTCGGGTGTCCAGTTGAGGGAAAGAGAATACGCACGTTCGTTGAAATGAGTTTCTCCCAAAAAGGCAGGAATAAGAGCCAGTGCCAAAATCAGAATCAGCCACCCATTGAAAGCTACCAATCCGATGGCAAGTGAGACGAGCGTAATAATATCTTGTCCTTGAGATAAAACTTGAGACATCAGAATAATTCGTCCTGCTGTTTGTTGTCTGGCTCGCTCTAGCTTGTCGTAAAAAGTAGAGTCTTCAAACTGTTCTAAATCTAGCTTTGAAGAATGCCTAATAAGCAAAACCGAAGTATGATTAGCCACCAAATCTCCCAAAAGGTTATCTGTCAGCGTAATCATTCGGCTCAAAATCTCTGAAAAAACAGTTAGTCCAAGTTCTATTCCGACCAGTATCCAAAGGTATTTTGTGTCTTCTGAAATAAGTTCAAAGGCAGTTTCAGAGTTTATTAATCTGACAATCTCATCTATGATAAGTTTGCCTACATAAAGTGTAATGAGTGGAATAACTGCTTTAAAAACTCTGAGAATGAGTGTTGTAAAGGCAAAACGTGGGCTGGTTTGCCAAATCAGTTTAAAAAAACGAGGCAGGTAATTGAGAGCCTTCGCTTGTTCTTTGAGTGTTAGTTTGTCAGTTTTTTTTTGAGTACCATCAAGTTTAGCCATATTTTATTATCAATATTCAGTCTGATTATTTTGTATTTCTCTTACAAATTTAAGACAAAATAGTTTAAGTAGTTTGGAGGACAAAGATTCAAAAAATACCTACCTTTGCAGTCAATATAAAACCAGTAATAATTTAAAATAAAATATGAATTTATTTACAAAATCAGTAGCTTTTTTTAGCTTTTTATCTTGCTTTTTTGTTGCTAATGAGCTTTTTAGTCAAACAGAAAAAAAAGATAATTTAACTCAATCACGTCCTAAGTTAGTTGTAGGTATTGTTGTCGACCAAATGCGTTACGATTATTTGTATCGTTTTTATGACCACTATTCTGATAATGGTTTTAAGAGGCTTTTAAATGAAGGTTTTTCTTGTGAAAATACGCACTATAACTATACGCCCACCAACACAGCTCCTGGTCATGCTTCTATTTTTACAGGGACAACACCAATGAATCATGGAATCATAAACAACTATTGGTATAGCAGAGCAGAAGACAGAATGTTTTATTGTGCAGAAGACAACACTGTAAAAGGTTTGGGAACGGCAAGTCCAGAAGACAAGAGTGGGAAAATGTCGCCTCTCAATTTAAAGACGAGTACAATTACAGACGAACTTCGTTTGGCAACTAATCAACAAGCGAAAGTAGTAGGAGTTTCAATAAAAGATAGAAGTGCAATTTTGCCAGCAGGACATATTCCTAACGGTGCGTATTGGCATGATGCAAGTTCTGGAAAGATGATTAGTAGCACTTATTATTTTGATGAATTACCTAAATGGGTAAAAGAATTTAATGATAAAAAATTACCAGATGCCTATATGAAAAAGGGCTGGGAGCTGCTTTTGCCTTTAGAAACCTATACAGGAAGCCTTGCTGATGAAAATAAATATGAAAAGCATCCAACAAAAGAGAAAAAAGCAACTTTTCCCTATTTTATAGATGAATATGATAAAGATAGAAAATACAGACAGTTTCCTTATACAGCACTAGCTAATAGTTTTTTGAAAGATTTTGCCCAAGAAGCTATTCTAAAGGAAGAATTAGGAAAAGATGCAGTTACAGATTTTCTAACACTTAGTTTTTCAGCCACAGATTATGTAGGGCATCGTTATGGTATTTATTCAGTAGAAGTTCAAGATACATATTTGAGACTGGATAGAGATTTGGCTTCTTTTTTTGAGTTTTTAGACAAAAATATTGGAGAAGG contains:
- a CDS encoding YncE family protein, with amino-acid sequence MKNILRLSYFFLLSLSLFSCEIDSQSPIGTDEGEPSRDYQNGFFVVNEGNFSWGKGTLTFIHQNGIDKGTVENNIFERVNNEPLGNVAQSMTIHNGMGYIVVNNSQKVEVVNPTTLEKVATIANLHSPRYFVGINDTKAYITTIYRDLIYIVDLESNQITGEIRTTDWTEKMVKLGDYVWVTSHDADKVWVIDTNSDEIIHTVTTPTGSKTIVADEAQNRIWILATGSDTERARLITSSLSDVRSSESRVFEENQRPQFLSMYNNDLYWIMDNNLYQISSFQIDSRLPQIPFIEGLGTQNTLIYNAVISPKNGRLLFADALDYQQEGYIFEYDLANKREVERYKVGVIPNDICFK
- a CDS encoding ABC transporter ATP-binding protein; this translates as MAKLDGTQKKTDKLTLKEQAKALNYLPRFFKLIWQTSPRFAFTTLILRVFKAVIPLITLYVGKLIIDEIVRLINSETAFELISEDTKYLWILVGIELGLTVFSEILSRMITLTDNLLGDLVANHTSVLLIRHSSKLDLEQFEDSTFYDKLERARQQTAGRIILMSQVLSQGQDIITLVSLAIGLVAFNGWLILILALALIPAFLGETHFNERAYSLSLNWTPERRELDYLRYIGASDFSAKELKVFSLSDFLANRFKNLSDNYYNENKKLTQKRAFWGSVFSVIGTASYYVAYVIIIVETITKVISLGDLTFLAGSFERLRQMLQQIMNRFSSIAQSALYLKDLFEFLELEPLIPVTEAQRDVPNPIKEGFVFENVGFKYQNQERYAIKNLSFTLHKGEKLALVGENGAGKTTLVKLLARLYDPTEGRILLDGHDLREYNPTQLRNLIGVIFQDFVKFELTAAENIAVGNINERENKTLIADSAHKSLADSVVEKLPEKYEQMLGRKFIGGVSLSGGEWQKVALGRAYMRDAQLYILDEPTAALDARAEHEVFERFSKLIEGKTAVLISHRFSTVRMADRILVLQNGSVLEIGSHEELIEKNGKYAELFNLQAEGYK
- the pafA gene encoding alkaline phosphatase PafA, translated to MNLFTKSVAFFSFLSCFFVANELFSQTEKKDNLTQSRPKLVVGIVVDQMRYDYLYRFYDHYSDNGFKRLLNEGFSCENTHYNYTPTNTAPGHASIFTGTTPMNHGIINNYWYSRAEDRMFYCAEDNTVKGLGTASPEDKSGKMSPLNLKTSTITDELRLATNQQAKVVGVSIKDRSAILPAGHIPNGAYWHDASSGKMISSTYYFDELPKWVKEFNDKKLPDAYMKKGWELLLPLETYTGSLADENKYEKHPTKEKKATFPYFIDEYDKDRKYRQFPYTALANSFLKDFAQEAILKEELGKDAVTDFLTLSFSATDYVGHRYGIYSVEVQDTYLRLDRDLASFFEFLDKNIGEGEYTVFLTADHAGAPTPSHLHDLKFDADYIEWDSMKIELNNYLEDIHGDGEFVSYMGDQDVFLNRKLLLEENISLEEVQKQVSEFLLTKKGILQAITATELSKQIQRTGFLQLIQNGFNPRLSPDVSFLFQSGYMDSYYKKGGTTHGTPYTYDTQVPLLFFGKNIKNGKTYRRVDITDIAATMAALLKLQQPSGCIGNPVVEIFE